One stretch of Bacteroidales bacterium DNA includes these proteins:
- a CDS encoding transposase produces MLFKMLLIEMWYDMSDVECEDFVKDSVSARIFLDLEINQPIPDHSTISRFRSELVRKKAYDRLLRKINKQL; encoded by the coding sequence GTGTTATTTAAAATGCTATTAATAGAGATGTGGTATGATATGAGCGATGTAGAATGCGAAGATTTTGTAAAAGACAGTGTAAGTGCGAGAATTTTTTTAGATTTAGAAATAAATCAACCCATTCCCGATCATAGTACCATCAGCCGTTTTCGTAGTGAATTAGTTCGTAAAAAAGCCTACGATCGTTTACTTCGAAAAATCAATAAACAATTAG